Within Paralichthys olivaceus isolate ysfri-2021 chromosome 19, ASM2471397v2, whole genome shotgun sequence, the genomic segment TACAGCTTCAACAGCACTTGATTTGTGCCATCTCTTATATTCActtgatttaaaacaacacCCAGCgttttgactttttgttttgcaggtgCCTGTCTCTTAACAAGGGCAGGAATTAATCTAGTTCCTCAGCCCAGGTTCGGTATTTAGCaattttgtgtttcttgtgtTGTGCAATATCAGGTGCAGGCTGTCGATCGAATCTCTACTTTTAAGGTGACTTCTACAAACCCCACTTCCTCTTTGACTAAAATACATGTCCAAACTGTCCAAAGTCCAGCCGAAGTATAGTTACTTTTAAAATTTTATGTCTTGAGTAAAACAtaaaagcagctgcagaggatttggctgaatatttctgttttttcaacTTTTAGCCTAATTGCACTTTCTTCACAATTCAACTCATTGGTTTTAAATAGCCATGAGTAATAATGTCATGAAATTTGCTAAATACAAATTGAACATTTGATAGAATTTAGACAACAAAAACCTTCATTAATTCTTTGCATGTTCTCTGCAGGGTCTAAATGAGTCTCAAATTCAATATCTGAATTTTAGGCCTTAAAGGTCCTAAATACATTATAGTGCTTAAATACATTCAGGTAGGTcttatttatattaatgttcAATTAACGTTACTTCCAttgcaatttaaaatatttttgtaatgtCTGCGTatgttgtagttctttctcaatgaTACAGATATTATGACCAACGGTGGGGGTGGGATGGCATGGTCGTATCTACGCTGCAAGtctttcttcatcatctttgtcAAATCTCATATTTGAATaagacacagagaaatgttttgagaTGATATaagcaaaatgtattttcagttttcccaaattattcaaatgtcaCTGAACAATACATCAATGCAAAATAATACATATTCAGTGATGGCTGCTCTTGTGGTTAAATGTTTGATATATTTCAATCAAAAGCAAGAAGCATTTGGAATGATCCAAAAATCCCTTCAGGGGCGACTTCTTCTGTCTAACACAGGACGCCCGGGTCTGTCGTCGACTGAACGCTTGTCGAGCTCCTGCACTAAGTAACCAGGTCTAAAGAAACATCTGATGGAGAGAAtcagagagacaagagaagtTGTCAAAAAcagtaatgatgataataatattacaatTATACAGTGATGATGGTAGAAGTACACGTCCTCACCCATGGATGAACTTGCCAGCTGTGGGAAAATATACAAATGGTGATAAATTcaaaatcattcaaacacaaataaatattatttaaacagaTGCTATTTTATACATACTTTTAAGTAGTGTTCTATATTTACTAGTGAAATcataatgtatgttttattattttgatatttcttgGCTGAATACATTGACCACTTATATGTGTGATTTTCCAACTATGATATGTTATAGATTTAATTCCATGACTGTACCATTGTTCATAATGCACAAACGACCCTCTCCAGCTTCAGCCATGAGGATGACCATGAACAACACGAGAAAGGCTGCAGCGCACTTCATCCTACAAAAACAAcgaggaaaaaaacatctgtgacATTCACATTATACAGAACAAGCTGAGCACATTTCACAAATGCTTGATCTCGTCTAAATATTTAGAAATGTATTGTTCTTACCTCTCGAATAAAACGTGAGCACGGTGAGAATCACAGGTGATATCAGTTGTCTACTGATAACAAGATAAGCCTCTCTTTATATACACTGACTTCATAATGATTGTGAAACATTTAGTGTTATTACAGGAGGAGCTCACATAGATGGAGATGTTTCCACAACTACAAAACCACAGTCACAAGTCTTAGTCCTGCCCTCACCTCCTCACGTTCAGGTTTCTGGGCAATTGGTTGAGCAATTGTTACAGtaatcaatcaataataataattaattactttaCAAATGTTTTGATTATCTATTTAGTTTTTATGGAGCAGAAATGTCAAACAGTTAGTGGCTGCAGCTCCAGAAACATGAGGATGATTTGCAATATAaggaaataaagtaaaaacagtgaaagaCGCATTAGTTGTCTTAATATTGTGAAAAAGAACTGTTCCCagtgtgttgtagttctttctcaatgaTACAGATATTATTACACTGTCATTAAACTACAAATGAGACCAACATGGAACTGATAACTACACTTACGCTTCGCTGTTTGAACTGCACAAACCCAGGAAACCTTAGTTTTGCTCTTGgtgtgaagagaaagaaaacaaaaatacgaGAAGCATGTTTTTGGAAGATTTCTTTATGAAAGAACTCAAAGTATAAGAATAAACCTGAAGTGAAGTTTAAAGAAGCAGTGATACGTGCTTTCAAACACCAGCCTGGTGTGTTGGGGAAGTCTGCAGGTGGTTATTTTAACGTCAAGTCATGGTTGTTGGGTAAGAGAATCTATATGAGCGATCCAGACATTGATGCCGATGAAGCTTTGACACGTCATCCCTCTGGTTTTGTCCTGTTTTAACTTGCTTTATTTGTAACCCTGAAACAGTTCGATTCAATACAATTAAGTTCTATAACACATGCATAACTTTAATTCAAAATGCATTAGGGGGTCAAGAAAACTTCAGGGGACTCCACAGTCAGATGTGATAGAAGAGCTCACAAATGGAAATACAGTCTTCTCCATAAAGTTATCTGTgattgtattgttgttttttgaaatatcatttatatgtatttaagATTAATCATGCAGTGCAGTAAATGGAAGTATCCTTAAATCAGTGATTCTCAACTGGTGGGTCGCAACCCGGACCCGTTTTCAGTGGGTCGCAGGCCTTTGCCGGggcaataaaaaatgttcaaaaaataataataatctttgcttttacttttgaaGAAGATTTTTTATGCAGCAGAGTGCCGTCTATTCACACTCCTTAACAGCAGGTGGCGATAATTCCCTCTAATGCTAATTGACACCCGCCATTGCACAGCACAGAAGAAGACTTTGCAacgtctgtttttaaaagtgaatcGAGCATGGCCAAACGTAAATATACGACACCGAATATATTAAGTATGGATTCTCCTACATTGAGGACGACAAAGGACAAAAACCtcagtgtgttttgtgcagcGAGGTGTTGGCACAAGAAAAAGCATGAAGCCTTCGAAACTGAGGCGGCATGTGGAGTCAGCTGGTGGAGCTGCCATGTGACCGCACGCTGAAAAAAGAAGTTCACGGAGGTAAGCCTCTCCCATTTCTGGTGCAGCACTGTGATGAGCGAGTGTCCTTCCCTTGCCACTCGAGCAGTAAAAATCCTCCCACCATTCAACACTACCTATCTCTGTGAGTGTGGCTTCTCAGCTCCGGTTCAGCTCAAGACAAAACACAGGAGCAGACTGGACATTGAACATGACCTCAGAGTTGCTTTGTCGACTATAACTCCAGACTTTGAGACTCTCGTGAGGCCCGAAAAACATCCCCAGTTCTCCCGTTAACTCCTCCAAACTCAGGTCTCTGATGTCAGTAAGGTTGAAGTTAGTGCTGCTTAACTTTCTTCATGGCACAATGTTTTTCAGTATTTACCGACTGATAAGGTAATCGGAAGAAAAGTAAATTTTGTATACTTGAATCTTTTTGAATTGcactttttgttaaatttattttgagtttgtggatgaaaactgaatttattCCATAGTGCACTGTTGGTTGTCATAtttgcactttttattttatttttaattgaaatttTATGGCCAGAATAAGTGCCTGAATAAACTTTAAGAGTACAGTTACTGAAGTGTTACTGaatgttatgttaaatcaaTTTGAAAAGTTGAAATTTTCTTTGATTACGGTCGCGGCTTGTCATTAAGGGGTGATGGTGGGTCCTGAAGCCAGACCAGGTGAGAACTACTGCTTTAGATGGTATCCACGTATGTTTTCTGCCGCCACAACAACACATATTCTCCAGAGTCACATATTTAATTGCACTAAATATTAAgataacaaatatatattctgtttttattcattttaattgaacATTTTTCATTCCACCTGGACAAAAGTACAGGAAAACCCTTtggtttgctgctgctgagtctGTGCATTGCTTTGGCTCCTGTGAAATATGAATAACAGTGAATCTGCTGCAGTTTGGCTTCTGGTTTCCTTCTGTACGGAAAGAAAATGAGTCAAGAAGATATAGCTTCTATTGAACTTATGCTCCCGTCATGTTTGGAGTTTTGCTGTTTATGTAAAAGTATCTACGCTGCGAAtctttcttcatcatcattgtgAAATCTCATATTTGaataagacagagagaaatgttttgagATGATATAAgcaaaatttatttttttatttttcccaaattattcaaatgtcaCTGAACAATACATCAATGCAAAATAACATATATTCAGTGATGGCTGCTCTTGtggttaaatgtttgatttatttcaatgaaAAGCAAGAAGCATTTGGAATGATCCAAAAATCCCTTCAGGGGCGACTTCTTCAGTCAAACACAGGACGCCCGGGTCTGTAGTCGACTGAACGCTTGTCGAGCTCCTGCACATCGTAAACTTGTCCGTGGATGAGTCTGATGGAGAGAAtcagagagacaagagaagtTGTCAAAAACAGTAATGATGACAATAATATTACAATTATACAGTGATGATGGTAGAAGTACACGTCCTCACCCATGGATGAACTTGCCAGCTGtgggaaaataaacaaatggtgATAAATTCAAAATcgttcaaacacaaataaatattatttaaacagaTGCTATTTTATACATACTTTTAAGTAGTGTTCTATATTTACTAGTGAAATcataatgtatgttttattattttgatatttcttgGCTGAATACATTGACCACTTATATGTGTGATTTTCCAGCTATGATATGTTAAAGATTTAATTCCATGACTGTACCATGAATGGCCCCATGGATAAGCAATCCCAAAAAACCCTCTCCAGGTTGAGCCATGAGGACGACCATGAACAACACGAGAAAGGCTGCAGCGCACTTCATCCTACAAAAACAAcgaggaaaaaaacatctgtaacatTCACATTATACAGAACAAGCTGAGCACATTTCACAAATGCTTGATCTGGTCTAAATATTTAGAAATGTATTGTTCTTACCTCTCGAATAAAACGTGAGCACGGTGAGAATCACGGGCGATATCAGTTGTCTACTGATAACAAGGTAGGCCTCTCTTTATATACACTGACTTCATAATGATTGTGAAACATTTAGTGTTATTACAGGAGGAGCTCACATAGATGGAGATGTTTCCACAACTACAAAACCACAGTCACAAGTGTTAGTCCTGCCCTCACCTCCTCACGTTCAGGTTTCTGGGTAATTGGTTGAGCAATTGTTActataatcaatcaataataataattaattactttaCAAATGTTTTGATTATCTATTTAGTTTTTATGGAGCAGAAATGTCAAACAGTTAGTGGCTGCAGCTCCAGAAATGTGCAGATGATTTGCAGCATAAGGAAATAATCTACACACGCTGTCAAACACCAGCCTGACGTGTGAAGGATGTTTGCAGCTGCTCATCTTAACGCTGAGTCATCATTATAGTGCAAAAACCTCAATCAGTGATCAGCACGTTAACGCTGAATAATATTTTTCTATACTTCTCTAAGTCCTTTGTGTGTATTAATACAAGTTTTCTACGTGGGTCctgattttacttttgttagtgtgtttgtAAATAAGATTCAAAAAACTAATGAAGGAATGGaagtgtgtgtagtttgttcCTCTACTTGGACGAGACGTTCGctcttttactgtttttctaTTCTCCGGTTTCTTTGCACTCTTCGTTGTGTTAGTTCTGGGATGTGTTGCATCATTAGCTGACACCTGATCCATCAGCTCTCAGTGCTACAGCTTCAACAGCACTTGATTTGTGTCATCTCTTATATTCActtgatttaaaacaacacCCAGCgttttgactttttgttttgcagttttattcAACAGGACAGTAGCACGAGTGaggcattttacatttttccaaaACCAAAAGCATCCCTTTGTTTATTGTTCTCATGGCAAAGCAGAGAGCACAGTATTTAAGTGGAATTGATCCCTGAAGCGAACCATAGTTTAAAAACATCTCCCTGAACTTTCAGCTCTAGTTGTATGGAGGAGCCTTCTCATTGCCGTTGTCGCCTTGCTGCATTGCAGGTCTGTACGTGAAGAAAAGAATTAAGATAAAGATTTAACTTCACCAGGTCATGGgaatgtaaaacaacaaaaggtCTTGTTTTTGAGTCTTAAAACAAGGACGACAAAACTGAGGGTGTGCAAGTTTTTAAATTGTAACCCTGAAACAGTTATTATCAATACAATTAAGTTCTATAACACATGCATAACTTTAATTCAAAATGCATTaggaggtaaagaaaacttcaGGGGACTCCACAGTCAGATGTGATAGAAGAGCTCACAAATGGAAATACAGTATTCTCCATAAAGTTATCTGTgattgtattgttgttttttgaaatatcatttatatgtatttaagATAAATCATGCAGTGCAGTAAATGGAAGTATCCTTTAGATGGTATTCACATTGCCATAAGTTTATTGTTTACTTGCTAGAGTGCTGTATCCTGccaccacaacaacacataTTCTCCAGAGTCACATATTTAATTGCACTGAATATTAttataacaaatatatattctgtttttatttatatttattgaacATTTTTCATTCCACCTGGACAAAAGTACAGGAAAACCCTTtggtttgctgctgctgagtctGTGCATTGCTTTGGCTCCTGTGAAATATGAATAACAGTGAATCTGCTGCAGTTTGGCTTCTGGTTTCCTTCTGTACGGAAAGAAAATGAGTCAAGAAGATATAGCTTCTATTGAATGTTTGGAGTTTTGCTGTTTATGTAAAAGTATCTACGCTGCGAtctttcttcatcatcattgtcaAATCTCATATTTAAATaagacacagagaaatgttttgagaTGATATaagcaacatttattttcagttttcccaaattattcaaatgtcaCTGAACAATACATCAATGCAAACTAACATATATTCAGTGATGGCTGCTCTTGtggttaaatgtttgatttatttcaatgaaAAGCAAGAAGCATTTGGAATGATCCAAAAATCCCTTCAGGGGCGACTTCTTCAGTCAAACACAGGACGCCCGGGTCTGTAGTCGACTGAACGCTTGTCGAGCTCCTGCACATCGTAAACTTTTCCATGGATGAGTCTGATGgagagaatcagagagagaagagaagttgTCAAAAAcagtaatgatgataataatattacaatTATACAGTGATGATGGTAGAAGTACACGTCCTTACCCATGGATCAAATGGCCAGCTGTGGGAAAATATACAAATGGTGATAAATTCAAACAAATTagttcaaacacaaataaatattatttaaacagaTGCTATGTTATACATACTTTTAAGTAGTGTTCTATATTTACTAGTGAAATcataatgtatgttttattattttgatatttcttgGCTGAATACATTGACCACT encodes:
- the LOC138405510 gene encoding pleurocidin-like peptide WF3; protein product: MKCAAAFLVLFMVVLMAEPGEGYCGNINHGQLHGTHKMKCAAAFLVLFMVVLMAQPGEGFLGLLIHGAIHAGKFIHGLIHGQVYDVQELDKRSVDYRPGRPVFD